The genomic DNA AAAATTACTGGTTCAGATGTCATCATTGCTGAAAACCTCCTGGTTTTAAATATAGTTTATCATATTTTGTAGGTTGGGTTAAGCGATAGCGCAACCCAACAAAATCTTATCAATATCTTATAATTGTTGGGTTTCGTTCCTCAACCCAACCTACATTTTATATTGAGGGTAGAACGCAGATGAAAAAGGGATTTCGATTAATTTGATGATTTTGTATGGTTATTGTATAAAACTGGTGTTAATAATAGATATGATTGATGATGCAAGAAATGGTTTAGCATTGCTAAAATCTAAAGCTTAATCACCTCCATCAAGTACAATTGACAAAATTAACGACAACCAAAAATGCTGGATATTAAACAAATTAGAGAAAATCCCCAACTCGTACAAGAAAAGTTGAACAGTCGCAGTGGTAAATATGACATTCAACCTATATTAGATTTGAGTCAAAAACAGCGGGAATTAGAATTAAAACGTAGTCAATTACAAGCTCGTAGTAATGAAATTGGTAAACTGGTAGGACAAAAAATCAAATCTGGTGTTAGTCCGCAAAGTGAAGAAATTCTCGCTTTAAAAGAAGAAGGAAACACCCTCAAAACCACATTAAGCGAATTAGAACCCCAGGAAAAAGAATTAAAAGCGCAAATTCAAGATTTACTTTTAGCACTTCCTAACCTTCCTAGTGATACTACACCTATAGGTGCAAGTGAAGATGATAATCCCGAAGTGAGAAAATGGGGAGATGAATATAAACCCGAAAATTCCAATATTTTACCTCATTGGGAAATTGGGGAAAAGATGGGTATTTTGAATTTTGAAAGAGCGGTAAAAATTGCCCAAAGTCGGTTTGTGAGTTTGATAGGTGCGGGTGCTGCTTTAGAAAGAGCGTTAATTCAATTTATGCTTTCTAAACATATTGAAAATGGGTATATTGAAGTTAGTCCACCAATATTAGTAAATACTGATTCTTTAACGGGAACTGGACAATTACCCAAGTTTGCAGAGGAAAGTTTTAAATGTGCAGATGATGAATTGTGGTTAATTCCCACTGCGGAAGTTCCGGTGACAAATTTTTATCGGGGGGAAATTATCAACGCGGAAGAATTACCCATTTATCACTGTGCTTATACTCCTTGTTTTCGGCGAGAAGCGGGAAGTTATGGACGAGATATGCGGGGTTTAATTCGGTTGCATCAATTCAATAAAGTTGAGTTGGTGAAGTTAGTAAAACCGGAAGATTCTTTTGAGGAATTAGAGAAGTTAGTAGGAAGTGCAGAGTCAATTTTACAGGGTTTAAAATTGCCTTATCGGGTGATTAATTTATGTACTGCTGATTTAGGTTTTGGGGCAACAAAGACCTATGATTTAGAGGTTTGGTTGCCATCTTCTGGGAAGTATCGAGAGATTTCTAGTTGTTCTAATTGTGTTGATTTTCAAGCAAGAAGAGCGGATATTAGATTTAAGGAAGCTGGTAAGAAAGGGACGCAGTTTGTACATACTTTAAATGGTTCTGGTTTAGCTGTGGGAAGGACGATGGCAGCTATTTTGGAGAATTATCAGCAAGCTGATGGGACGATTAAAGTACCGGAGGTTTTGCAGGTTTATTTGGGTAGGGAGGTTTTGTAGTTTAGTAGAGATTTTTGGATTTGGGGTTAAAGTCTTAACTAAGCTATTTCCCCATTTACTTACAAAAACAAAGCATATGATACATGAAAAAAATCTCCCAATGCTTTGGCTTGATTTTTGCTAATACTTCTCTTACCATTTATTACTTCTGAAGTAATACCTTTTGAGCCAAAAATTTCAACGATATCCTTTTGTTTGAGTTGTCTTACTGACATTAACTCATGTAATATATCTAGGGGAGTTACAGCTTTCATTTGATAGACTTTATTTTCATATTGCTCAATTAGTGTTACTAGCAACTGTAAAACTTCAGCTTGTTCGTCTGTCAAATTTTCCCCTAAATCCATAAGCTTATCTACTTCATTTAGTAGACGCTTATGCTCTATTTCTGTGTCAATTATACGTGGCACAGTTTCAGAAAGTAGCTTAATGTATTCTTCCTTGTTTAGTGTAGTTGTCATATACAACCCCCTTTGGGGTAGAATGTTTTCACTGGGGACATAGTATAGTAAAGCTATGTCCTAGATATTTATTAGCTTCTCAGTAGTGTAATTAGACTATTGAGAAGCGAAGTCTCCTAATTAGTCATCATTTTTTCCACTTATCTTCATTATATTCACTATGAGTTAATACATCTTCAATCTTAATAGTCTTGACTTTATAGGTAATTTTAGTAATTAACCGAAACTTATTTCCTCCTATATTAAAGACTGTGTAGCCTTGTACAAAATCTGCGTGGGGATAGACTTCTCTTACATCTATAATGTGTTTCCATTCTTCTTTTTGGGCAGTCTGGAGCCAAACATTAAGACTAATTTCAGAATCTGGATGAATTTTACTAAATGCAGTTAGGTTTTCAATACCAATAATTTTCATAATTTATTTTTTTCTTAAATGTTATTTCTTGAAACATATTTACCTGTCCTTTACTTTTGTCTTCGTGTAGCCCTATGTTCTCATAAAGAGAACCAAATGTCAAGCCTCTGTACAGGAATTTTTAGAAATTTATTTCAAATTAGGCAAAGTGTTGAATTTAGCAGTGCGTAAGCGTTGCGTTGCTGCAAACATATCGCTCATATCGTAAGGTGCATTAATGAAATATAATGCACCGTTTTTTATTAAAATTTAACTGTCTGAATCAGGATAACCAGGATTAAAGGATTAACAGGATAATATTTGATATTGATATTCTGGAAAATTGAAATTATCGTAATTTCTAAGGATGTAGATGAATTTTAAAAAAACATCCTGTACATCTTCAAATCCTGGACATCCTGATTCTGACAAAATGCTATTTCTGAAAATGTAGATGAATATTAAAAACCATCCTGTACATCCTCAAATCCTGGACATCCTGATGCAGACAAACATTGAGTAATTGTCATCCCGTAACCGAGTATAATAAAAATAGAACCAACAAGGAGGTAATAATGTACGACAGTGATAAACGCAGACTCTTATCAGCATTATCTCATGGAGCAATATTTTTCAGCACCACCTTTGTATCAGTAGGTTTACCAATCGCTTTATTAGTAATATCCGATGATCCTGTAGTCAAAGATAATGCTAAAGAATCCATCAACTTTCATTTTAACGTTTGGTTTTATGGTGCAATTTTAGGAGCATTATTCTTTCTCTTGGGTTGGTTAGTATTACCATTAGTGATATTATTACCATTAGCAGGATTAGGATATTTAATCCATTGGGGATTAACCATTTTTGCCATTGTCAAAGTTTTTGATAATCCTGATACACCCTTTCGCTATCCATTCATTTTTCGAGTTTTTTAGTAATCATTTTTACCGGATAGTAAAATCATCAAATATTTCAGAAGACAAAATTAAGAACTGAAGCAGTTATTCTGACTTCTGAATCATCCCCCAGATTTAATTTAATATTATTTTCTCGCATTCATTCCAGTAAAGCGTCCAATAGGTTGTAAAATACAAAATTGCCCCACAGCTTCATCAACAGCAGGGCAAAGACAGTTAAGCACTGTTTCTAGTTTGTCCCAAGGTTACAAAGTAGAACCTAGCTTTTGTGACGCTTTCTTTGATGTCCATTGCATTTTTTCTTGATAAAAAATAAAAATCTATGTTTCCCACCCATCGTCCCCGTCGTTTACGTACCCATCCCCAACTACGTCGCATGGTACGTGAAACCGTTTTAACAACCAATGATTTAATTTATCCTTTGTTTGCTGTTCCCGGTGAAAGAATTGCTAATGAAGTAAAATCTATGGCCGGGGTTTATCAACTTTCCATAGATAAAATTGTTGAAGAAGCAAAAGAAGTTTATGACTTAGGAATTCCGGCAATTATCTTATTTGGAATTCCTGAAAATAAAGACATAGATGCGACCGGTGCTTGGCATGATTGTGGTATTGTTCAAAAAGCAACAGCAGCAGTTAAAAAAGCTGTTCCTAATTTAATTGTTATCAATGACACTTGTTTATGTGAATATACAAGTCATGGACATTGTGGTTATTTACAAACTGGTGATTTAACTGGTAGAGTTTTAAATGATCCAACTTTGGAATTATTGAAAAAAACCGCTGTTGCTCAAGCACAAGCTGGCGCAGACATCATAGCACCTTCAGGAATGATGGATGGTTTTGTTCAGGCTATTCGTGCAGGTTTGGATGAAGCTGGTTTTCAAGACATTCCTATCATGTCCTATGCGGCAAAATATGCTTCTGCCTATTATGGACCCTTCCGGGATGCAGCGGACTCTACACCACAATTTGGTGATAGACGCACTTACCAAATGGACCCTGGTAATTCCCGTGAAGCAATCAAGGAAATTGAGTTGGATATTGCCGAAGGTGCTGATATGCTAATGGTAAAACCAGCTTTGGCATATATGGATATTATTTGGCAGGTGAAACAAGCTAGTAATTTACCTGTGGCCGCTTATAATGTTTCTGGTGAGTATTCTATGGTAAAAGCTGCCGCTGCAAACGGTTGGATAGATGAGGAGCGTGTGGTGATGGAAACTTTGACAGGCTTTAAAAGGGCTGGTGCTGATTTGATTTTAACTTATCACGCTAAAGATGCGGCTCGGTGGTTGTAGTAGATTAGATGCAGCTTCTCTTACGCCGCAGTGTATTAGACATCTCCAAAAATGAATGTAGAGACGTTCCGTGGAACGTCTTTACAAGGGTATTAAAAACGCATATTTAATTTAAATTTCTACCTTGTTACTTGTACCCTTTCACCTTGTATACTGACTGCTGATTTCTGTTTTTGAAAACTACCATAATTTTGAAACAATACAAAAGTTGCTACAGCTATTAAAAAATAACCAAAATACTTTTGTAATTTTTTACCATCAATAAACTGAGATAAATAACTACCTAAAAAACTACCTAAACTAGCAGCTAGAATAAAACTTCCTACTAATTGCCAATCTAAATTAACTTGTCCTAAATATCCTAAAAATCCCGCTAAAGCATTAACAACTAGAATTAATAAAGAAGTTCCAATTGCTTCTTTCATCGGTGTTTTACCCAAAATAACCAAAGCGGGAACAATAGCAAAACCACCACCAACTCCTACCAAACCCGTTAATATTCCTACCCCAAAACCTTCAGATAATAACCACAACCAACAATATTTACAAACAGGTGGTTGATAGACTTCTGAATTGGGATTTTCTGGGTTATTTTCTGAAGATGCGTTCGCAGTTTGTTTAAAACTCCGTTTAATCATTAAAATCGCTGCTAACAACATCATAATTGCAAATAGCAGCATTTGTATATTAGCAGTAATCAATGGTAAACCTGCAACTTTTGCACCAAAAAAAGCGCCCATCATCGTTGCAGAACCAAAAATTATTGCCTTTTTAAAATTAATATTACCCTTTTTCCAATGAGGGATTAAACCAATTAAACTCACAGTTCCGACAATTACCAAAGTCATAGCAATAGCAGACTTAGTAGGTACTCCCATCACATAAACTAAAATTGGTAATGCTAAAACCGAACCACCACCACCAATTAAACCCAAACTAATACCAATTCCAACTGCTAATATATGTCCTAATATCCACACGTCGCTTTACTCCGAATTCAAAAGTCAAAATTCAAAGGTCAAAATTCAAAATTAAATGTGTAGGTTGGGTTAAGCAATAGCACAACCCAACAAAACAGCTTAAACAAAATAGCTTATTTGTTATAAGGTAATTTAGCTAATAACATAGCCATTGCACAGGTATTAGTTACCCCTGCAAAAACTAAACCAGCACCAACAAAACCACTTAAAATCAAAAACCAAGGAGAGACAAAAGCACCTAAAACAGTTCCCGTAAACACCAGAAAACCTGCAACTATTTGTACCTGTCTCATCAAACTAATAGGAGCATTTTTATTAACTTTAGTGGGATATCCTGACTGTTTCCAAGCTGTAATTCCTCCCTGCAACTGACTAAACTCTGTAAACCCAGATTGAATTAATTTTTGTGCTGCTTGATTTGATCTATTTCCCGCATGACAATAAAGAACAATCTGTTTACTATCAATTAAAGAAACCTGTTCTAGTTGAAAATTAGAAAGTGGTAAAACTTGAGAACCAGGAATATGTTCACCTGTATATTCTGAAATTTCTCGCACATCTATTAATTGCACCTTACCTTGTTCATGTAATTCTTTAACTGTTGCTGCATTTAAGAATTGCAATTGTTTTTCTGCTGATGTAGTCATTTACTAAAATCTCCTTTAACTTATTGTGAAATTAACCCAAAATCTTCTATAACTTCTCTTTTTCTGCGCTCTCTGCGCCTCTGCGTGACATATTCCAGAAAACATGAAATTAGACTAGAACAGCATTTCCACAACGTTCATTTGCTGGCACTGCTGCCATCATTTTTTGGGGATTTAGTAAATTTA from Okeanomitos corallinicola TIOX110 includes the following:
- a CDS encoding transcriptional regulator gives rise to the protein MTTTLNKEEYIKLLSETVPRIIDTEIEHKRLLNEVDKLMDLGENLTDEQAEVLQLLVTLIEQYENKVYQMKAVTPLDILHELMSVRQLKQKDIVEIFGSKGITSEVINGKRSISKNQAKALGDFFHVSYALFL
- the serS gene encoding serine--tRNA ligase, which translates into the protein MLDIKQIRENPQLVQEKLNSRSGKYDIQPILDLSQKQRELELKRSQLQARSNEIGKLVGQKIKSGVSPQSEEILALKEEGNTLKTTLSELEPQEKELKAQIQDLLLALPNLPSDTTPIGASEDDNPEVRKWGDEYKPENSNILPHWEIGEKMGILNFERAVKIAQSRFVSLIGAGAALERALIQFMLSKHIENGYIEVSPPILVNTDSLTGTGQLPKFAEESFKCADDELWLIPTAEVPVTNFYRGEIINAEELPIYHCAYTPCFRREAGSYGRDMRGLIRLHQFNKVELVKLVKPEDSFEELEKLVGSAESILQGLKLPYRVINLCTADLGFGATKTYDLEVWLPSSGKYREISSCSNCVDFQARRADIRFKEAGKKGTQFVHTLNGSGLAVGRTMAAILENYQQADGTIKVPEVLQVYLGREVL
- the hemB gene encoding porphobilinogen synthase, translated to MFPTHRPRRLRTHPQLRRMVRETVLTTNDLIYPLFAVPGERIANEVKSMAGVYQLSIDKIVEEAKEVYDLGIPAIILFGIPENKDIDATGAWHDCGIVQKATAAVKKAVPNLIVINDTCLCEYTSHGHCGYLQTGDLTGRVLNDPTLELLKKTAVAQAQAGADIIAPSGMMDGFVQAIRAGLDEAGFQDIPIMSYAAKYASAYYGPFRDAADSTPQFGDRRTYQMDPGNSREAIKEIELDIAEGADMLMVKPALAYMDIIWQVKQASNLPVAAYNVSGEYSMVKAAAANGWIDEERVVMETLTGFKRAGADLILTYHAKDAARWL
- a CDS encoding rhodanese-like domain-containing protein, with protein sequence MTTSAEKQLQFLNAATVKELHEQGKVQLIDVREISEYTGEHIPGSQVLPLSNFQLEQVSLIDSKQIVLYCHAGNRSNQAAQKLIQSGFTEFSQLQGGITAWKQSGYPTKVNKNAPISLMRQVQIVAGFLVFTGTVLGAFVSPWFLILSGFVGAGLVFAGVTNTCAMAMLLAKLPYNK
- a CDS encoding sulfite exporter TauE/SafE family protein, which produces MWILGHILAVGIGISLGLIGGGGSVLALPILVYVMGVPTKSAIAMTLVIVGTVSLIGLIPHWKKGNINFKKAIIFGSATMMGAFFGAKVAGLPLITANIQMLLFAIMMLLAAILMIKRSFKQTANASSENNPENPNSEVYQPPVCKYCWLWLLSEGFGVGILTGLVGVGGGFAIVPALVILGKTPMKEAIGTSLLILVVNALAGFLGYLGQVNLDWQLVGSFILAASLGSFLGSYLSQFIDGKKLQKYFGYFLIAVATFVLFQNYGSFQKQKSAVSIQGERVQVTR
- a CDS encoding type II toxin-antitoxin system HigB family toxin translates to MKIIGIENLTAFSKIHPDSEISLNVWLQTAQKEEWKHIIDVREVYPHADFVQGYTVFNIGGNKFRLITKITYKVKTIKIEDVLTHSEYNEDKWKK
- a CDS encoding DUF4870 domain-containing protein — its product is MYDSDKRRLLSALSHGAIFFSTTFVSVGLPIALLVISDDPVVKDNAKESINFHFNVWFYGAILGALFFLLGWLVLPLVILLPLAGLGYLIHWGLTIFAIVKVFDNPDTPFRYPFIFRVF